The following is a genomic window from Paenibacillus sp. FSL R5-0766.
ATGCAAACACCTGCTGAGGCGGTCATTGAGGCGGTACAAGAATATATCGATCCAACTCAGGATGGAATGGGCGAAGGTGCTGCTCCAATTGGACCTGTAGTCACAGTAGTGGGAGCGGAAGAGGTACCTATTGATGTTGAGGTACAGGTCACGCTTGCTTCTGGTTCAACATACGAGGGCGTGAAGACACTGATTGAAACGGGAGTTACGGCGTATCTGAAAGAACTGGCTTTTGCCGATCCGTTGGTTCGTTGGACACGTATTGCCAATGTCATTCTGGATATCCCGCCCGTGATCGATTATAGCGATCTGCTGGTGAATGGTGGTATGTCCAATCTGGAGATCGCCCCCGGCGTAGTAGCCGTTCTTGGGACGGTGAAGGTGACATGAATAAAGCAGAGGTATTAATGACTCTTTTGCCCCCGTTGTATGAAAATGTGCTGGAGATGCAGCTTCTTACAGAGACCGAAGGTGTAGAACTGGACAAGCTTACGGTGGGTTTGGAAAGTGTGCTGAATCAATTCTACCCGGAGTCTGCGACCTGGGCATTAGAACGTTATGAGCAGGATTTGCAGATTCCAACGAACCAAGCCAAGCCAGACGACCAGCGGAGATCCGTAATCATTTCCAAAATGCGCGGCAGCGGCAAAGTCTCTGGTTCCATGCTCAAAAACGTGGCGCAGGCCTACGAAAGCGGTGGGATTGATGTATCCGTTGATTCAGGTGAGTACCGCATTATAATCCGCTTCATCGACACATGGGGCTTGCCGCCCAATTTGGACGATCTGAAAGCAGCAATTGAGGATATTAAACCGGCACATATGACCGTGGACTATCGTCTGCGGTATTTGACGATTGCGGAGGTTGAAAGTATGACGCTGGAGGAGATCGAACAGACCCGACAGGATAAATTTGCAGGAGGTGGAGCATAGATGAATGAACCAAAAACATCGAATCTTGGTTTGAATAAGATTGACCGTTCTTCACCATCGACAACCTATTTTGATCTGGATAAGTATTTGGATCAGAACTGGGAGAAGATTGATGAAGGTGTAGGGAAAGTCGTAGAAAAGGCTGAGGAAACCGCGGCACAGGTGAGTAGTATTCAGGAGCGGTTGGATATAGAGAAGCGGAGATCGGTGACGTTGGAGCCTGGATT
Proteins encoded in this region:
- a CDS encoding putative phage tail protein, with amino-acid sequence MNKAEVLMTLLPPLYENVLEMQLLTETEGVELDKLTVGLESVLNQFYPESATWALERYEQDLQIPTNQAKPDDQRRSVIISKMRGSGKVSGSMLKNVAQAYESGGIDVSVDSGEYRIIIRFIDTWGLPPNLDDLKAAIEDIKPAHMTVDYRLRYLTIAEVESMTLEEIEQTRQDKFAGGGA